The genomic DNA AATGCCCATCATCATCGTTTCTGCAGTTGCGGCAACTTCGTTCGTATTGCGATTGATTAATTCTAGGAAGTAATGTGTTCGCTTTTCATCAAAATCGTAAATATTGACTTTAATGGCAATAGGCGTATGCAATGTCAGTTCTTTGAGAAAGTTGATGTGCGTTTCAAGGGTGAAAACAGTATAATTTCTTGCATCTCTTTCAGGATTGGACAAACCGATTTGATCGTGAAAGTGATCAATCGCTAAACTAAAGACACGTGCATATTCTGAGTCATTCATATGTTGATTGCGATCAATCCAATCTTCTTGGACGCTATTTTCATCATAAAATGGAAAGTGAATCATATTAACACCTCGTTTTGCATTTTTGTCATATTATAACGTAAATTTTAAAGTTTTGTGATGTTAAATACTGGTAAAGATAACAGTAGAAATTTGGTTTTAAAGGTCGAAAGGTGTTCATCATGCGATAGGTTATGATATAGTCAAAACAAGAAAAGATGATAAGGGGACGCTACTCAATGACTGAAAAAAGAGAACAACGAAAAAATGAACATGTTCTATTAGCGCTTGCACAAAGTGAAGCACAGCAATCTGATTTTGATCGAATCCAATTTGTCCATCATGCGATACCTACAATTGATGTCGAAGATGTTTCGTTAAAATCAAGATGCCAAGCATTAGAAATGGCACACGTACTTTATGTGAATGCGATGACAGGAGGCTCTGAATGGACAGCTGACATGAATACGAAGTTGGCCCAAGTTGCAGCAGCCACACATTTGCCGATTGCAGTTGGAAGTATGCATGCGGCTTTTAAAAATCCAGATGTGCGTCATTCATATGAAGTGGTACGTCAAAACCATCCAGAAGGACAGATTTGGGCAAATATTAGTGCAGAAGCATCGGTTGCTCAAGCAAAAGAGGCCATCTCAATTGTAGATGCGAATGCACTACAAATCCATGTAAATGCCCCCCAAGAGCTTGTCATGCCAGAGGGACAACGTGAATTTAAACATTGGATGTCACAGATTAAAAAAATTGTAGAAGCTATTCAAATACCGGTTATCGTTAAAGAAGTCGGTTTCGGAATGAGTTATGATACGATACAAGATTTGATTGACCATGGCGTGAAATATGTCGATGTCAGTGGACGGGGCGGTACAAACTTTATCTCTATTGAAAATGAGCGTCGTGTCCTTAAAGATATGGAATATTTAAGTGATTGGGGACAATCTACAGTCGTCTCATTATTAGAGGCACGTAATTTAAGTAATCGTGTACATCTTTTAGCGAGTGGGGGAATACGTCATCCGCTTGATGCAGTGAAGGCATTGCGCCTAGGTGCTGAAGCGGTGGGAATGTCTCGCCCTATTCTAAAACGCGTCCATGAAGCAGGTGTTGAAGAGACGGTTCAATATATAGAGAATTTTAAAACACAAATGGCGCATATCATGACTTTACTAAATGCACGAACGATTCAAGAGTTGAGACAGTCAGCGATTGTATTTGATCCTTATTTGAAAAACTGGATGCAACAACGACAACTCTAGCTTAAGATTGCTTCTTAAAATGAAGAGATAGGTTTTCGACATAAAAATCAATGTAACAAAAAATAGGATATTCACCCTCTAAAGTGAACATTTAAAAAATGGAAACTTTGGAGGGCATTTTTATTTTAGAGGACTTCTAAAGCGCTAGATTGATGAAACTTAAACGGTTAAAAGAATTTATCATTGCGTTATTGTAAGAATATGTTATATACTGTAAAACGTAATTATTACGATTTGTAGTAGAATAGAGGAGGGTTTATAATGGGTAAAATACCTGTTACCGTTTTAAGTGGCTATTTAGGCTCAGGAAAAACAACGTTACTCAACCATATTCTTAATAACAGAGAGGGTAAAAGAATAGCTGTTATTGTCAATGATATGAGTGAAGTCAATATAGATAAAGATCTTGTTGCCGATGGGGGCGGATTGTCTCGTACTGATGAAAAATTAGTAGAGTTATCAAACGGTTGTATCTGTTGTACGTTAAGAGAAGATTTATTGAAAGAAGTCGAACGTATTGTTCAACGTGGTGGTATTGATCAAATTGTGATCGAGTCAACAGGCATTTCTGAACCTGTACCCGTTGCACAAACATTCTCATATGTCGATGAAGAGCTTGGTATCGACTTAACAGAAATTTGTAATCTAGATACGATGGTTACAGTTGTGGACGCTAACCGTTTTATTAAAGATTACCAATCAGGCGATATGTTATTAGATCGTGATCAAGCAGTGGGCGAAGAAGATGAAAGAACTATCGCAGATTTGTTAATTGATCAAATCGAATTCTGTGATGTCCTCGTATTAAACAAAGTCGACTTAGTTAGTGAAGAAGAAGCGAATCGATTAGAAGCGATGTTACGTAAGTTACAACCATCCGCAAAAATTATCCGTACAGTAAATTCAGTGGTTGATTTAGATGATGTATTAGAAACAGGACGTTTTGATTTTGATA from Staphylococcus schleiferi includes the following:
- a CDS encoding thioesterase family protein; its protein translation is MIHFPFYDENSVQEDWIDRNQHMNDSEYARVFSLAIDHFHDQIGLSNPERDARNYTVFTLETHINFLKELTLHTPIAIKVNIYDFDEKRTHYFLELINRNTNEVAATAETMMMGIDKSTRHAAPYPEDIFAQIQHYAHSQNRTDWPEQLGHRIQIPKKEKN
- the fni gene encoding type 2 isopentenyl-diphosphate Delta-isomerase, whose product is MTEKREQRKNEHVLLALAQSEAQQSDFDRIQFVHHAIPTIDVEDVSLKSRCQALEMAHVLYVNAMTGGSEWTADMNTKLAQVAAATHLPIAVGSMHAAFKNPDVRHSYEVVRQNHPEGQIWANISAEASVAQAKEAISIVDANALQIHVNAPQELVMPEGQREFKHWMSQIKKIVEAIQIPVIVKEVGFGMSYDTIQDLIDHGVKYVDVSGRGGTNFISIENERRVLKDMEYLSDWGQSTVVSLLEARNLSNRVHLLASGGIRHPLDAVKALRLGAEAVGMSRPILKRVHEAGVEETVQYIENFKTQMAHIMTLLNARTIQELRQSAIVFDPYLKNWMQQRQL
- a CDS encoding GTP-binding protein; this translates as MGKIPVTVLSGYLGSGKTTLLNHILNNREGKRIAVIVNDMSEVNIDKDLVADGGGLSRTDEKLVELSNGCICCTLREDLLKEVERIVQRGGIDQIVIESTGISEPVPVAQTFSYVDEELGIDLTEICNLDTMVTVVDANRFIKDYQSGDMLLDRDQAVGEEDERTIADLLIDQIEFCDVLVLNKVDLVSEEEANRLEAMLRKLQPSAKIIRTVNSVVDLDDVLETGRFDFDTASQSAGWLQELEAGGHATHTQETEEYGISSFVYKRRLPFHAARFNTWLENMSESIVRAKGIAWLAQYNQVACLVSQAGTAVDIHPVTFWVATMPKAEKAAILQEREDVRADWDPEYGDRHTQLVIIGVDLDEEKITAELDACLLNSDEIDADWSQLENPYYWEIRRQEA